Proteins co-encoded in one Nicotiana sylvestris chromosome 7, ASM39365v2, whole genome shotgun sequence genomic window:
- the LOC104246943 gene encoding uncharacterized protein: MDKFLIKLNVGQPSSSFSWPSASSQINPEIQRETHPSPHLELNLESLEVDPKERLPISSYGPNIRDEVMRYYIQMGLCKPIGHVFPKTKFGNKMRQFCPTWFKGPYSQWLEYSIKADVAFCLCCYLFKNELESRGNGGDAFTKDGFRGWNKAVEILKAHVGDVNNIHHKCFNRMHDLKINVNRFFLLLTSKAKK; the protein is encoded by the coding sequence ATGGATAAATTTCTCATCAAGCTAAATGTTGGCCAACCAAGTTCTAGTTTTAGTTGGCCATCTGCGAGTTCACAAATAAATCCGGAAATTCAAAGAGAAACACATCCTTCCCCACATTTAGAGCTTAATTTGGAATCTCTTGAAGTGGATCCCAAAGAAAGATTACCTATTTCGAGTTATGGTCCTAATATTCGAGATGAAGTGATGAGATATTATATTCAAATGGGGCTTTGTAAACCGATAGGCCATGTCTTTCCTAAAACTAAGTTTGGGAACAAAATGCGTCAATTTTGTCCCACTTGGTTTAAAGGACCATATTCTCAATGGTTGGAGTATAGCATTAAAGCGGATGTTGCATTTTGTTTGTGTTGCTATTTATTCAAGAATGAACTCGAAAGTCGTGGTAATGGGGGAGATGCATTTACAAAAGACGGTTTTAGAGGTTGGAACAAAGCCGTGGAAATACTTAAGGCACATGTTGGTGATGTGAACAATATCCATCACAAGTGTTTTAATAGGATGCACGATTTGAAAATCAACGTCAATcgattctttcttcttttgacaAGCAAAGCGAAAAAGTAA
- the LOC104246941 gene encoding uncharacterized protein: protein MQGGEKGLKSLILKDTPSAYSIHCFAHQLQLALVALSKKHSDVDNFFYVVTNIVNTIGASFKRRYSLRQHQLDKLEDLIKVGEVLTGQGLNQERGLQRPGDTCWGSHYKTLDNFIVLFSSIVNVLKDMKHECLYHLDRFAAQNLFSMIQEFAFVFMLNLMFKVLLLTNELNKVLQKKDQDIVSAMGMLDLAKKRLQKMREEEWDSLMEEVCSICSKHDIAIPNMDEDYVIGKSKRKRFEVSYLHHFRVEVFYVVIDLELQELNSRFDVVTSDLLLGMASLSPVDSFANFDKNKIMKLAKYYPSEFDENKLRELDFQLDSFIVYAQKCDSKFLNLKGIKDLARVMVETKVDQTWTHVYLLVKLTLIIPVDTASVERAFSSMKYIKNDLRNRMD, encoded by the coding sequence ATGCAAGGGGGGGAAAAGGGCCTCAAATCTTTGATTTTGAAAGATACTCCGTCTGCATATTCTATTCATTGTTTTGCTCATCAATTGCAACTAGCACTTGTGGCTCTTTCTAAAAAGCATTCGGATGTGGATAATTTTTTTTATGTTGTCACTAATATTGTGAATACTATTGGAGCTTCTTTTAAGCGCAGGTATTCACTTCGGCAACATCAATTGGATAAATTGGAAGACTTGATTAAAGTTGGAGAAGTTCTTACCGGGCAAGGTTTGAATCAAGAACGAGGCCTCCAACGACCGGGTGATACTTGTTGGGGGTCTCATTATAAGACCTTGGACAATTTCATagttttattttcttcaattgttaATGTGCTTAAAGATATGAAACATGAGTGTCTATATCATCTTGATAGATTTGCCGCACAAAATCTTTTTAGCATGATTCAAGAATTTGCATTTGTATTTATGTTGAACTTGATGTTTAAGGTGTTGCTATTGACTAATGAATTGAACAAAGTTCTACAAAAGAAAGATCAAGATATCGTTAGTGCTATGGGAATGCTTGACCTTGCAAAGAAAAGACTACAAAAGATGAGAGAAGAGGAATGGGACTCTTTGATGGAGGAGGTTTGCTCAATTTGTAGTAAACATGACATTGCAATTCCCAACATGGATGAAGACTATGTTATTGGAAAGTCGAAACGTAAGAGATTCGAAGTTTCCTATTTACATCACTTTCGTGTGGAAGTATTTTATGTCGTTATTGATTTGGAGCTTCAAGAGCTTAATAGCCGGTTTGATGTAGTGACTAGTGACTTACTCCTTGGTATGGCTAGTTTGAGTCCGGTTGATTCATTTGCAAATTTTGACAAGAACAAGATAATGAAACTGGCCAAGTATTATCCAAGTGAATTTGATGAAAACAAGCTTCGGGAACTTGATTTTCAACTCGATAGCTTCATTGTCTATGCTCAAAAGTGTGATAGCAAGTTTCTTAACTTGAAAGGAATTAAAGATCTTGCTAGAGTTATGGTTGAGACAAAAGTTGATCAGACTTGGACACATGTATATTTACTTGTGAAGTTAACTTTGATTATACCTGTTGATACCGCAAGTGTGGAAAGAGCATTCTCATCGATGAAGTACATCAAAAATGATTTACGCAATAGAATGGATTAA
- the LOC104246942 gene encoding uncharacterized protein → MDKFLIKLNVGQPSSSFSRPSASSQINPEIQRETHSSPHLELNLESLEVDPKERLPISSYGPNIRDEVRRYYIQMGPCKPIGHVFPKTKFGNKMRQFCPTWFKGPYSQRLEYSIKADAAFCLCCYLFKNELESRGNGGDAFTKDGFRGWNKAVERLKAHVGDVNNIYHKCFNRMHDLKNQRQSILSSFDKQSEKVKSDYRMRLKASIDVARFLLRWDFHFVDMMKVKILNIKALFLNFWNGMAICIRM, encoded by the coding sequence ATGGATAAATTTCTCATCAAGCTAAATGTTGGCCAACCAAGTTCTAGTTTTAGTCGGCCATCTGCGAGTTCACAAATAAATCCGGAAATTCAAAGGGAAACACATTCTTCCCCACATTTAGAGCTTAATTTGGAATCTCTTGAAGTGGATCCCAAAGAAAGATTACCTATTTCGAGTTATGGTCCTAATATTCGAGATGAAGTGAGGAGATATTATATTCAAATGGGGCCTTGTAAACCGATAGGCCATGTCTTTCCTAAAACTAAGTTTGGGAACAAAATGCGTCAATTTTGTCCCACTTGGTTTAAAGGACCATATTCTCAACGGTTGGAGTATAGCATTAAAGCGGATGCTGCATTTTGTTTGTGTTGCTATTTATTCAAGAATGAACTCGAAAGTCGTGGTAATGGGGGAGATGCATTTACAAAAGACGGTTTTAGAGGTTGGAACAAAGCCGTGGAAAGACTTAAGGCACATGTTGGTGATGTGAACAATATCTATCATAAGTGTTTTAATAGGATGCACGATTTGAAAAATCAACGTCAATCGATTCTTTCTTCTTTCGACAAGCAAAGCGAAAAAGTAAAAAGTGATTATCGTATGCGCTTAAAAGCCTCAATAGATGTGGCAAGGTTTCTCTTAAGATGGGATTTCCATTTTGTGGACATGATGAAAGTGAAGATTCTGAATATAAAGGCCCTTTTTTTGAACTTTTGGAATGGCATGGCGATATGCATCCGGATGTGA
- the LOC138873870 gene encoding uncharacterized protein: protein MEEVCSFCSKHDIAIPNMDEDYVIGKSKRKRSEVSYLHHFRVEVFYAVIDLELQELNSRFDVVTSDLLLGMANLSPVDSFANFDKNKIMKLAKYYPSEFDENKLQELAFQLDSFIVYAQKCDSKFLNLKGIKDLARVMVETKVDQTWTHVYLLVKLTLIIPVATASVERAFSSMKYIKNDLRNRMDEDFLNNYLVCYIERGIFKTVSNDAIV from the coding sequence ATGGAGGAGGTTTGCTCATTTTGTAGTAAACATGACATTGCAATTCCCAACATGGATGAAGACTATGTTATTGGAAAGTCGAAACGTAAGAGATCCGAAGTTTCCTATTTACATCACTTTCGTGTGGAAGTATTTTATGCCGTTATTGATTTGGAGCTTCAAGAGCTTAATAGCCGTTTTGATGTAGTGACTAGTGACTTACTCCTTGGTATGGCTAATTTGAGTCCGGTTGATTCATTTGCAAATTTTGATAAGAACAAGATAATGAAACTGGCCAAGTATTATCCAAGTGAATTTGATGAAAATAAGCTTCAGGAACTTGCTTTTCAACTCGATAGCTTCATTGTCTATGCTCAAAAGTGTGATAGCAAGTTTCTTAACTTGAAAGGAATTAAAGATCTTGCTAGAGTTATGGTTGAGACAAAAGTTGATCAGACTTGGACACATGTATATTTACTTGTGAAGTTGACTTTGATTATACCTGTTGCTACCGCAAGTGTGGAAAGAGCATTCTCATCGATGAAGTACATCAAAAATGATCTACGCAATAGAATGGATGAAGATTTTTTAAACAATTATTTAGTTTGCTATATAGAGCGTGGAATATTTAAGACTGTAAGTAATGATgctattgtttaa